One window of the Piliocolobus tephrosceles isolate RC106 chromosome 17, ASM277652v3, whole genome shotgun sequence genome contains the following:
- the SLX4 gene encoding structure-specific endonuclease subunit SLX4 isoform X3 → MDESDEDFKELCASFFQRVKKHGIKEVSGERKTQNASSNGTQIRCKLKRTKQTATKTKTLQGPAEKKPPSGSQAPRTKKQGVTKWQASEPALSVNGEAGVLASAPDQPVLWETAQNTQTGNQQEPSPNLSREETRENAPNSDSQPPPSCLTTAVPSPSKPRTAQLVLQRMQQFKRADPERLRHASEECSLEAAQEENVPKDPQEEMMARNVFGLGPPAPESDAAVALTLQQEFARVGASAQDDSLEEKGLFFCQICQKNLSAMNVTRREQHVNRCLDEAEKALRPSVPQIPECPICGKPFLTLKSRTSHLKQCAVKMEVGPQLLLQAVRLQTAQPEGSSSLPVSSDHGGGLKRRGPTSKKEPRKRRKVDEAPSEDLLVAMALSRSEMEPCVAVPALRLESAFSERIKPEAEKKSRKKKPPVSPPLLLVQDSETTGRQIEDRVALLLSEEVELSSTPPLPASRILKEGWERAGQCPPPPECKQSFLWEGSALTGAWAMEAFYTARLVPPLVPQRPAQGLMQEPMPPLVPPEHSERRSPALHGTPPAGCGSRGPSPSASQMEHQALQDLVDLAREGLSASPWPSSGGLAGSEGAAGLDVVPGGLPLTGFVVPSQDKHLERGGRTSLSLGLLVADFGAMVNNPHLSDVQFQTDSGEVLYAHKFVLYARCPLLIQYVYNEGFSAVEDGIPTQRVLLGDVSTEAACAFLHYLYTADTGLPPGLSSELSSLAHRFGVSELVHLCEQVPITTDSGGKPWEEKEAENCESRAENFQELLRSMWADEEEEAETLLKSKDHEEDQENVNEAEMEEIYEFAATQRKLLQEEKAVGAGEDADWLEGGSPVSEQLLASVQVQERWDQVEEMEPSEPGRDEATTTWEKVGQCPLPPPQGQRSGAWGAEAPEQEALGRSSCSSPSRGCRAERKEGPLPHSDGAGDYQQLFSSTQGEISEPSQVTSEPEERSGAVRERGLEVSHRLAPWQVSPPHPCRFLLGPPQGGRPRGSHQRHHTSGSSLSTPRSRGGTSQVGSPTLLSPAVPSKQKRDRSILTLSKEPGHQKGTERRSMLECRNKGVLMSPEKSLSIDLTQSNPDHLSSTSQKSSSKVNKEDEVILLLDSDEELELEQTKMKSISSDPLEERKALEISPRSCELFSVIDVDADQEPSHSPPRREAALQREDEGALPENRGSLGSRGAPWLLCDHESSPGEGSTTDTSWLVPATPLASRSRDCSSQTQISSLRSGLAVEAVTQHTPRASVGNREGNEAAQKFSVIRPQTPPPQTPSSCLTPVSPGTSDSRRQGHKSLSHPHPGGHPHSSPLAPRPISGDRAHFSRWFLKHSLPGPSFRNQTTASEVVEVGDSDDEQEVASHQANSSPPLDSDPPIPVDDCCWHMEPLSPIPIDHWNLERTGPLSTSSPSRRMKEAADSCDCRSPGLLDTTPIRGSCAARRKSQEKSLGAGSPGNSRLSFLNSALWDDWDGEEQRPPETPPLAQMLSVGGAQKPEGLETPKGVNRKKDLPPKVPITPMPQYSIMETPVLKKELDRDGLLLCCPGWP, encoded by the exons ATGGATGAGTCTGATGAGGACTTTAAAGAACTCTGCGCTAGCTTTTTCCAAAGGGtgaaaaaacatggaatcaaGGAAGTGTCAGGAGAAAGGAAGACACAAAACGCCTCCTCAAACGGCACTCAGATAAGATGCAAATTGAAAAGGACCAAACAAACTGCTACCAAGACCAAAACCCTTCAAGGCCCTGCAGAGAAGAAACCTCCATCTGGCAGCCAGGCCCCTAGGACTAAAAAGCAAGGGGTAACCAAATGGCAAGCAAGTGAACCAGCCCTCTCTGTGAATGGGGAGGCGGGTGTGCTTGCCTCTGCTCCAGATCAGCCTGTGCTCTGGGAAACAGCACAAAACACCCAGACGGGTAACCAGCAAGAACCCTCGCCAAACCTTTCCAGAGAGGAAACCAGAG AGAATGCACCCAACAGCGACTCTCAGCCTCCTCCTTCCTGTTTGACAACAGCAGTGCCAAGTCCCTCCAAACCCCGCACAGCACAATTGGTCCTACAGCGAATGCAGCAGTTCAAGAGAGCAGACCCTGAGCGTTTGAGACATGCTTCAGAAGAGTGCTCCCTCGAGGCTGCACAGGAAGAAAATGTCCCAAAGGATCCTCAAGAGGAGATGATGGCGAGGAATG TGTTTGGGCTTGGGCCCCCTGCCCCAGAGAGCGACGCTGCGGTGGCCTTGACCCTGCAGCAGGAGTTTGCACGGGTAGGAGCATCGGCACAGGATGATAGCCTGGAGGAAAAGGGGTTGTTCTTCTGCCAGATTTGTCAAAAGAACCTCTCAGCCATGAACGTGACCCGAAGGGAACAGCATGTAAACAG GTGCCTGGATGAAGCTGAAAAGGCACTAAGACCTTCCGTGCCTCAGATCCCTGAGTGCCCTATCTGTGGGAAACCGTTTCTCACCTTAAAGAGCAGAACCAGCCACTTGAAGCAGTGTGCTGTGAAGATGGAGGTTGGCCCCCAGCTCCTGCTGCAGGCCGTGCGGCTGCAGACAGCACAGCCTGAGGGGAGCAGCAGCCTGCCAGTGTCCAG TGATCACGGTGGAGGTCTGAAACGGAGAGGACCCACCAGCAAGAAGGAGCCACGGAAGAGGCGGAAGGTGGACGAGGCACCGTCCGAGGACCTGCTGGTGGCCATGGCTCTGTCCCGGTCGGAGATGGAGCCGTGCGTGGCTGTGCCAGCACTCAGGCTGGAAAGTGCCTTTTCTGAGAGGATAAAACCAGAAGCAG AGAAGAAAAGTCGCAAGAAGAAACCCCCAGTGTCTCCCCCATTGTTGTTAGTCCAGGACTCTGAAACCACAGGCCGGCAGATAGAGGACCGTGTGGCCCTGCTCCTCTCTGAGGAAGTGGAATTGTCTAGCACGCCACCACTTCCTGCCAGCAGGATTTTAAAGGAAGGGTGGGAAAGAGCGGGCCAGTGTCCTCCTCCACCTGAATGCAAGCAGAGCTTTCTGTGGGAGGGCAGTGCATTGACTGGGGCCTGGGCCATGGAGGCCTTCTACACGGCCAGGCTGGTCCCTCCCCTCGTGCCCCAGCGGCCTGCCCAG GGCCTCATGCAGGAGCCCATGCCACCGCTGGTGCCACCTGAGCACTCAGAGCGAAGGTCACCCGCTCTTCACGGCACCCCCCCTGCAGGCTGTGGCTCCAGGGGGCCGTCGCCTTCGGCCAGCCAGATGGAGCACCAGGCCCTGCAGGACCTCGTGGACCTGGCGAGGGAGGGACTGAGCGCCAGCCCGTGGCCCAGCAGTGGGGGCCTGGCTGGCTCGGAAGGGGCTGCAG GGTTGGACGTGGTGCCCGGCGGCCTTCCTCTGACTGGGTTTGTGGTGCCATCGCAGGACAAGCACCTGGAAAGGGGCGGCCGCACCTCG CTCTCCCTTGGGCTGCTGGTTGCTGACTTTGGTGCCATGGTCAATAACCCACACCTGAGTGACGTCCAGTTCCAGACAGACAGCGGGGAGGTGCTTTACGCCCACAAGTTCGTGCTTTATGCCCGATGCCCGCTCCTCATCCAGTAT GTGTACAACGAAGGCTTCTCCGCTGTAGAGGACGGGATTCCGACCCAGCGTGTCCTGCTGGGTGACGTGAGCACCGAGGCCGCCTGCGCATTCCTGCACTATCTCTATACCGCGGACACTGGCCTTCCTCCTGGCCTGAGCTCTGAGCTGAGTTCCCTGGCCCACAG GTTTGGTGTGAGCGAGCTTGTTCACCTGTGCGAACAGGTGCCTATCACCACGGACTCAGGGGGCAAACCATGGGAGGAGAAGGAAGCTGAGAATTGCGAAAGCAGGGCCGAGAATTTCCAGGAACTCTTGAGGTCAATGTGGgcagatgaagaggaggaagcGGAGACTTTGTTGAAATCCAAGGACCACGAAGAAGATCAAGAAAACGTGAATGAagcagaaatggaagaaatataTGAATTCGCAGCTACTCAGCGAAAGCTGCTCCAGGAAGAAAAAGCAGTGGGTGCTGGCGAGGATGCTGACTGGCTGGAGGGTGGCAGTCCGGTTTCTGAGCAGCTCCTAGCAAGTGTCCAGGTGCAGGAacggtgggaccaggtggaggagATGGAGCCGTCAGAGCCAGGAAGAGATGAGGCCACCACCACCTGGGAGAAGGTGGGACAGTGCCCTCTCCCACCACCCCAGGGCCAGCGCTCAGGGGCATGGGGAGCAGAGGCCCCCGAGCAGGAGGCGCTTGGCCGTTCCAGTTGCTCCAGCCCTTCCAGGGGCTGCCgggcagagagaaaagaaggccCCCTTCCGCACTCGGATGGTGCCGGTGATTACCAACAGCTCTTCTCATCAACTCAGGGAGAGATCTCAGAGCCGTCCCAAGTAACAAGTGAGCCTGAGGAACGAAGTGGCGCTGTCAGGGAAAGGGGGCTGGAGGTTTCTCATCGCCTGGCTCCCTGGCAGGTGTCTCCACCGCACCCGTGCCGCTTCCTATTGGGGCCTCCCCAGGGCGGGAGACCCCGCGGGTCTCATCAGCGTCATCACACAAGCGGGTCGTCCCTGTCGACACCCCGGTCCCGCGGCGGAACTTCCCAGGTGGGCTCCCCAACCTTGCTGTCTCCAGCTGTGCCATCAAAGCAGAAAAGGGACAGGAGCATCCTCACGCTGTCTAAAGAGCCAGGCCACCAGAAAGGCACAGAGCGCCGGTCCATGCTAGAGTGCAGAAATAAGGGGGTCCTGATGTCCCCAGAAAAATCTCTGTCCATTGACCTAACCCAGTCAAATCCTGACCATTTGAGCTCCACATCTCAGAAATCTTCATCCAAAGTGAACAAAGAAGATGAGGTCATCCTCTTACTGGACTCCGATGAGGAGCTAGAGCTAGAACAAACCAAAATGAAGTCCATTTCTAGTGATCCTCTGGAAGAAAGGAAAGCTCTAGAAATTAGCCCTAGGTCCTGTGAGCTGTTTTCCGTCATTGACGTCGATGCAGATCAGGAACCTTCCCACAGCCCACCAAGAAGGGAAGCTGCGCTGCAGCGGGAGGACGAGGGGGCGCTGCCGGAGAACCGGGGCTCTTTGGGCAGCAGAGGGGCTCCCTGGCTGCTCTGTGACCATGAGAGCAGCCCCGGCGAGGGCAGCACCACAGACACCTCATGGCTGGTGCCCGCCACCCCGCTGGCCAGCAGAAGCCGCGACTGTTCTTCCCAGACCCAAATCAGCAGCCTCAGGAGCGGGCTGGCCGTGGAGGCGGTGACACAGCACACGCCCAGGGCCTCGGTAGGAAACAGGGAAGGGAACGAGGCTGCACAGAAGTTTTCCGTCATCAGGCCCCAGACACCGCCGCCCCAGACaccgtcctcctgcctcactcccGTCTCTCCAGGAACTTCTGACAGCAGAAGGCAAGGCCACAAAAGCCTTTCCCATCCCCACCCTGGGGGCCACCCGCACTCCTCTCCACTGGCTCCACGTCCCATCTCAGGGGACCGCGCCCACTTCAGCAGGTGGTTCCTGAAACACTCTCTGCCTGGGCCAAGCTTCCGGAACCAGACCACAGCGAGTGAAGTGGTGGAAGTCGGGGACAGTGACGATGAGCAGGAGGTGGCCTCCCATCAGGCCAACAGCAGCCCCCCACTGGACAGTGACCCTCCAATTCCAGTTGACGACTGCTGCTGGCACATGGAGCCCCTCTCGCCAATTCCCATTGATCACTGGAACCTGGAGCGGACCGGCCCCCTGAGCACCAGCAGCCCCAGCCGCAGGATGAAGGAGGCTGCCGACAGCTGTGACTGCCGCTCCCCGGGACTCCTGGACACCACCCCCATCCGAGGAAGCTGCGCTGCCCGGAGGAAATCGCAAGAGAAGTCCTTGGGCGCGGGTTCCCCGGGGAACAGCAGGCTGAGCTTTCTGAATTCGGCTCTGTGGGACGATTGGGACGGGGAAGAGCAGAGGCCTCCGGAGACCCCTCCTCTAGCGCAGATGCTAAGCGTCGGTGGAGCTCAGAAGCCCGAAGGGTTAGAGACACCCA AAGGTGTAAATCGGAAGAAGGACTTGCCCCCCAAAGTGCCCATAACACCGATGCCACAGTATTCCATTATGGAGACGCCGGTGCTGAAGAAGGAACTGGATAG agacgggctcttgctatgttgcccaggctggccttga
- the SLX4 gene encoding structure-specific endonuclease subunit SLX4 isoform X2: MDESDEDFKELCASFFQRVKKHGIKEVSGERKTQNASSNGTQIRCKLKRTKQTATKTKTLQGPAEKKPPSGSQAPRTKKQGVTKWQASEPALSVNGEAGVLASAPDQPVLWETAQNTQTGNQQEPSPNLSREETRENAPNSDSQPPPSCLTTAVPSPSKPRTAQLVLQRMQQFKRADPERLRHASEECSLEAAQEENVPKDPQEEMMARNVFGLGPPAPESDAAVALTLQQEFARVGASAQDDSLEEKGLFFCQICQKNLSAMNVTRREQHVNRCLDEAEKALRPSVPQIPECPICGKPFLTLKSRTSHLKQCAVKMEVGPQLLLQAVRLQTAQPEGSSSLPVSSDHGGGLKRRGPTSKKEPRKRRKVDEAPSEDLLVAMALSRSEMEPCVAVPALRLESAFSERIKPEAEKKSRKKKPPVSPPLLLVQDSETTGRQIEDRVALLLSEEVELSSTPPLPASRILKEGWERAGQCPPPPECKQSFLWEGSALTGAWAMEAFYTARLVPPLVPQRPAQGLMQEPMPPLVPPEHSERRSPALHGTPPAGCGSRGPSPSASQMEHQALQDLVDLAREGLSASPWPSSGGLAGSEGAAGLDVVPGGLPLTGFVVPSQDKHLERGGRTSLSLGLLVADFGAMVNNPHLSDVQFQTDSGEVLYAHKFVLYARCPLLIQYVYNEGFSAVEDGIPTQRVLLGDVSTEAACAFLHYLYTADTGLPPGLSSELSSLAHRFGVSELVHLCEQVPITTDSGGKPWEEKEAENCESRAENFQELLRSMWADEEEEAETLLKSKDHEEDQENVNEAEMEEIYEFAATQRKLLQEEKAVGAGEDADWLEGGSPVSEQLLASVQVQERWDQVEEMEPSEPGRDEATTTWEKVGQCPLPPPQGQRSGAWGAEAPEQEALGRSSCSSPSRGCRAERKEGPLPHSDGAGDYQQLFSSTQGEISEPSQVTSEPEERSGAVRERGLEVSHRLAPWQVSPPHPCRFLLGPPQGGRPRGSHQRHHTSGSSLSTPRSRGGTSQVGSPTLLSPAVPSKQKRDRSILTLSKEPGHQKGTERRSMLECRNKGVLMSPEKSLSIDLTQSNPDHLSSTSQKSSSKVNKEDEVILLLDSDEELELEQTKMKSISSDPLEERKALEISPRSCELFSVIDVDADQEPSHSPPRREAALQREDEGALPENRGSLGSRGAPWLLCDHESSPGEGSTTDTSWLVPATPLASRSRDCSSQTQISSLRSGLAVEAVTQHTPRASVGNREGNEAAQKFSVIRPQTPPPQTPSSCLTPVSPGTSDSRRQGHKSLSHPHPGGHPHSSPLAPRPISGDRAHFSRWFLKHSLPGPSFRNQTTASEVVEVGDSDDEQEVASHQANSSPPLDSDPPIPVDDCCWHMEPLSPIPIDHWNLERTGPLSTSSPSRRMKEAADSCDCRSPGLLDTTPIRGSCAARRKSQEKSLGAGSPGNSRLSFLNSALWDDWDGEEQRPPETPPLAQMLSVGGAQKPEGLETPSVNRKKDLPPKVPITPMPQYSIMETPVLKKELDRFGVRPLPKRQMVLKLKEIFQYTHQTLDSDSEDESQSSQPLLQAPHCQPLTSQTYKPSRAGAHAQQEATTGPGAHRPEGPAKTKGPRHQRKHHESIAPAPPSRSPTKEAPPGLDGDAQLPASQESVATSVDSSDSSLSSQSSSSCEFGAAFESAGEEEEGEEEVSASQAAVQAADTDEALRCYIRSKPALYQKVLLYQPFELGELQAELKQNGLRVSSRRLLDFLDTHCVTFTTAAARREKLQGRRRRPRGKKAAARK; this comes from the exons ATGGATGAGTCTGATGAGGACTTTAAAGAACTCTGCGCTAGCTTTTTCCAAAGGGtgaaaaaacatggaatcaaGGAAGTGTCAGGAGAAAGGAAGACACAAAACGCCTCCTCAAACGGCACTCAGATAAGATGCAAATTGAAAAGGACCAAACAAACTGCTACCAAGACCAAAACCCTTCAAGGCCCTGCAGAGAAGAAACCTCCATCTGGCAGCCAGGCCCCTAGGACTAAAAAGCAAGGGGTAACCAAATGGCAAGCAAGTGAACCAGCCCTCTCTGTGAATGGGGAGGCGGGTGTGCTTGCCTCTGCTCCAGATCAGCCTGTGCTCTGGGAAACAGCACAAAACACCCAGACGGGTAACCAGCAAGAACCCTCGCCAAACCTTTCCAGAGAGGAAACCAGAG AGAATGCACCCAACAGCGACTCTCAGCCTCCTCCTTCCTGTTTGACAACAGCAGTGCCAAGTCCCTCCAAACCCCGCACAGCACAATTGGTCCTACAGCGAATGCAGCAGTTCAAGAGAGCAGACCCTGAGCGTTTGAGACATGCTTCAGAAGAGTGCTCCCTCGAGGCTGCACAGGAAGAAAATGTCCCAAAGGATCCTCAAGAGGAGATGATGGCGAGGAATG TGTTTGGGCTTGGGCCCCCTGCCCCAGAGAGCGACGCTGCGGTGGCCTTGACCCTGCAGCAGGAGTTTGCACGGGTAGGAGCATCGGCACAGGATGATAGCCTGGAGGAAAAGGGGTTGTTCTTCTGCCAGATTTGTCAAAAGAACCTCTCAGCCATGAACGTGACCCGAAGGGAACAGCATGTAAACAG GTGCCTGGATGAAGCTGAAAAGGCACTAAGACCTTCCGTGCCTCAGATCCCTGAGTGCCCTATCTGTGGGAAACCGTTTCTCACCTTAAAGAGCAGAACCAGCCACTTGAAGCAGTGTGCTGTGAAGATGGAGGTTGGCCCCCAGCTCCTGCTGCAGGCCGTGCGGCTGCAGACAGCACAGCCTGAGGGGAGCAGCAGCCTGCCAGTGTCCAG TGATCACGGTGGAGGTCTGAAACGGAGAGGACCCACCAGCAAGAAGGAGCCACGGAAGAGGCGGAAGGTGGACGAGGCACCGTCCGAGGACCTGCTGGTGGCCATGGCTCTGTCCCGGTCGGAGATGGAGCCGTGCGTGGCTGTGCCAGCACTCAGGCTGGAAAGTGCCTTTTCTGAGAGGATAAAACCAGAAGCAG AGAAGAAAAGTCGCAAGAAGAAACCCCCAGTGTCTCCCCCATTGTTGTTAGTCCAGGACTCTGAAACCACAGGCCGGCAGATAGAGGACCGTGTGGCCCTGCTCCTCTCTGAGGAAGTGGAATTGTCTAGCACGCCACCACTTCCTGCCAGCAGGATTTTAAAGGAAGGGTGGGAAAGAGCGGGCCAGTGTCCTCCTCCACCTGAATGCAAGCAGAGCTTTCTGTGGGAGGGCAGTGCATTGACTGGGGCCTGGGCCATGGAGGCCTTCTACACGGCCAGGCTGGTCCCTCCCCTCGTGCCCCAGCGGCCTGCCCAG GGCCTCATGCAGGAGCCCATGCCACCGCTGGTGCCACCTGAGCACTCAGAGCGAAGGTCACCCGCTCTTCACGGCACCCCCCCTGCAGGCTGTGGCTCCAGGGGGCCGTCGCCTTCGGCCAGCCAGATGGAGCACCAGGCCCTGCAGGACCTCGTGGACCTGGCGAGGGAGGGACTGAGCGCCAGCCCGTGGCCCAGCAGTGGGGGCCTGGCTGGCTCGGAAGGGGCTGCAG GGTTGGACGTGGTGCCCGGCGGCCTTCCTCTGACTGGGTTTGTGGTGCCATCGCAGGACAAGCACCTGGAAAGGGGCGGCCGCACCTCG CTCTCCCTTGGGCTGCTGGTTGCTGACTTTGGTGCCATGGTCAATAACCCACACCTGAGTGACGTCCAGTTCCAGACAGACAGCGGGGAGGTGCTTTACGCCCACAAGTTCGTGCTTTATGCCCGATGCCCGCTCCTCATCCAGTAT GTGTACAACGAAGGCTTCTCCGCTGTAGAGGACGGGATTCCGACCCAGCGTGTCCTGCTGGGTGACGTGAGCACCGAGGCCGCCTGCGCATTCCTGCACTATCTCTATACCGCGGACACTGGCCTTCCTCCTGGCCTGAGCTCTGAGCTGAGTTCCCTGGCCCACAG GTTTGGTGTGAGCGAGCTTGTTCACCTGTGCGAACAGGTGCCTATCACCACGGACTCAGGGGGCAAACCATGGGAGGAGAAGGAAGCTGAGAATTGCGAAAGCAGGGCCGAGAATTTCCAGGAACTCTTGAGGTCAATGTGGgcagatgaagaggaggaagcGGAGACTTTGTTGAAATCCAAGGACCACGAAGAAGATCAAGAAAACGTGAATGAagcagaaatggaagaaatataTGAATTCGCAGCTACTCAGCGAAAGCTGCTCCAGGAAGAAAAAGCAGTGGGTGCTGGCGAGGATGCTGACTGGCTGGAGGGTGGCAGTCCGGTTTCTGAGCAGCTCCTAGCAAGTGTCCAGGTGCAGGAacggtgggaccaggtggaggagATGGAGCCGTCAGAGCCAGGAAGAGATGAGGCCACCACCACCTGGGAGAAGGTGGGACAGTGCCCTCTCCCACCACCCCAGGGCCAGCGCTCAGGGGCATGGGGAGCAGAGGCCCCCGAGCAGGAGGCGCTTGGCCGTTCCAGTTGCTCCAGCCCTTCCAGGGGCTGCCgggcagagagaaaagaaggccCCCTTCCGCACTCGGATGGTGCCGGTGATTACCAACAGCTCTTCTCATCAACTCAGGGAGAGATCTCAGAGCCGTCCCAAGTAACAAGTGAGCCTGAGGAACGAAGTGGCGCTGTCAGGGAAAGGGGGCTGGAGGTTTCTCATCGCCTGGCTCCCTGGCAGGTGTCTCCACCGCACCCGTGCCGCTTCCTATTGGGGCCTCCCCAGGGCGGGAGACCCCGCGGGTCTCATCAGCGTCATCACACAAGCGGGTCGTCCCTGTCGACACCCCGGTCCCGCGGCGGAACTTCCCAGGTGGGCTCCCCAACCTTGCTGTCTCCAGCTGTGCCATCAAAGCAGAAAAGGGACAGGAGCATCCTCACGCTGTCTAAAGAGCCAGGCCACCAGAAAGGCACAGAGCGCCGGTCCATGCTAGAGTGCAGAAATAAGGGGGTCCTGATGTCCCCAGAAAAATCTCTGTCCATTGACCTAACCCAGTCAAATCCTGACCATTTGAGCTCCACATCTCAGAAATCTTCATCCAAAGTGAACAAAGAAGATGAGGTCATCCTCTTACTGGACTCCGATGAGGAGCTAGAGCTAGAACAAACCAAAATGAAGTCCATTTCTAGTGATCCTCTGGAAGAAAGGAAAGCTCTAGAAATTAGCCCTAGGTCCTGTGAGCTGTTTTCCGTCATTGACGTCGATGCAGATCAGGAACCTTCCCACAGCCCACCAAGAAGGGAAGCTGCGCTGCAGCGGGAGGACGAGGGGGCGCTGCCGGAGAACCGGGGCTCTTTGGGCAGCAGAGGGGCTCCCTGGCTGCTCTGTGACCATGAGAGCAGCCCCGGCGAGGGCAGCACCACAGACACCTCATGGCTGGTGCCCGCCACCCCGCTGGCCAGCAGAAGCCGCGACTGTTCTTCCCAGACCCAAATCAGCAGCCTCAGGAGCGGGCTGGCCGTGGAGGCGGTGACACAGCACACGCCCAGGGCCTCGGTAGGAAACAGGGAAGGGAACGAGGCTGCACAGAAGTTTTCCGTCATCAGGCCCCAGACACCGCCGCCCCAGACaccgtcctcctgcctcactcccGTCTCTCCAGGAACTTCTGACAGCAGAAGGCAAGGCCACAAAAGCCTTTCCCATCCCCACCCTGGGGGCCACCCGCACTCCTCTCCACTGGCTCCACGTCCCATCTCAGGGGACCGCGCCCACTTCAGCAGGTGGTTCCTGAAACACTCTCTGCCTGGGCCAAGCTTCCGGAACCAGACCACAGCGAGTGAAGTGGTGGAAGTCGGGGACAGTGACGATGAGCAGGAGGTGGCCTCCCATCAGGCCAACAGCAGCCCCCCACTGGACAGTGACCCTCCAATTCCAGTTGACGACTGCTGCTGGCACATGGAGCCCCTCTCGCCAATTCCCATTGATCACTGGAACCTGGAGCGGACCGGCCCCCTGAGCACCAGCAGCCCCAGCCGCAGGATGAAGGAGGCTGCCGACAGCTGTGACTGCCGCTCCCCGGGACTCCTGGACACCACCCCCATCCGAGGAAGCTGCGCTGCCCGGAGGAAATCGCAAGAGAAGTCCTTGGGCGCGGGTTCCCCGGGGAACAGCAGGCTGAGCTTTCTGAATTCGGCTCTGTGGGACGATTGGGACGGGGAAGAGCAGAGGCCTCCGGAGACCCCTCCTCTAGCGCAGATGCTAAGCGTCGGTGGAGCTCAGAAGCCCGAAGGGTTAGAGACACCCA GTGTAAATCGGAAGAAGGACTTGCCCCCCAAAGTGCCCATAACACCGATGCCACAGTATTCCATTATGGAGACGCCGGTGCTGAAGAAGGAACTGGATAG GTTTGGAGTCCGCCCTCTGCCTAAACGCCAGATGGTTCTGAAGCTGAAGGAGATATTCCAGTACACTCACCAGACCCTGGACTCAGACTCCGAGGATGAGAGCCAGTCCTCACAGCCGCTACTGCAGGCGCCTCACTGCCAGCCCCTCACCTCCCAGACCTACAAGCCTTCAAGGGCAGGGGCCCATGCCCAGCAGGAGGCCACCACAGGACCCGGGGCCCATAGGCCTGAGGGACCTGCTAAGACCAAGGGCCCCCGACATCAAAGGAAGCATCATGAAAGCATCGCACCCGCACCCCCAAGCAGGTCGCCCACCAAGGAGGCACCTCCAGGCCTTGATGGTGATGCCCAGCTCCCAGCCTCCCAGGAATCTGTGGCCACTTCTGTGGACAGCAGTGACAGCTCCTTGAGCTCACAGAG TTCTTCCTCCTGTGAGTTTGGAGCGGCATTTGAGTCTGCAGGTGaagaggaggagggtgaggaggaggtCAGCGCCTCGCAGGCAGCCGTGCAGGCGGCGGACACGGACGAGGCGCTGAGATGCTACATCCGCTCCAAGCCGGCCCTGTACCAGAAGGTGCTGCTGTACCAGCCCTTTGAGCTGGGGGAGCTGCAGGCGGAGCTGAAGCAGAACGGCCTCCGTGTGTCCTCGCGCAGGCTGCTGGACTTCCTGGACACCCACTGTGTCACCTTCACCACCGCCGCTGCCCGCAGGGAGAAGCTCCAGGGCAGGAGGCGGCGGCCTCGGGGCAAGAAGGCGGCGGCGAGGAAATGA